The following proteins are encoded in a genomic region of Clostridium kluyveri:
- a CDS encoding formate--tetrahydrofolate ligase codes for MNFKSDIQIAQECSMENIKDIAKKLNISEDDIELYGKYKAKIDYNLLKTTKGKNGKLILCTAINPTPAGEGKTTTSIGVADALARLDKSVVVALREPSMGPVFGIKGGAAGGGYAQVVPMEDINLHFTGDIHAMTAANNLLAALIDNHIYQGNKLNIDSRRVVWRRCVDMNDRQLRFVVDGLGGKVNGIPREDGFDITVASEIMAIFCLSTNINDLKERISKIVVGYTTEGSPVTAHDLKAEGAMAALLKDALKPNLVQTLEGTPAFVHGGPFANIAHGCNSIMATRMAMHFGDYVVTEAGFGADLGAEKFLDIKCRMAGLRPDAVIIVATVRALKYNGGTPKTELNNENLETLEKGIPNLLKHVENITKVFKLPAVVALNAFPTDTEAELKLVEEKCREFGVSVKLSEVWAKGGEGGIEVAKEVLRLINEGKNNFQFAYDEKLPIRDKIRAIAERIYGADGVTFTNQAEKEIDELEKLGFGKTPVCIAKTQYSLTDDQSKLGRPKGFKITVRQVSISAGAGFVVAITGSIMKMPGLPKVPAAEKIDVDENGVISGLF; via the coding sequence ATGAATTTTAAATCAGATATACAAATAGCACAGGAATGCAGCATGGAAAATATAAAGGATATTGCAAAGAAATTGAATATTTCTGAAGATGACATTGAATTATATGGGAAATACAAGGCCAAGATTGATTACAATCTTTTAAAAACCACTAAAGGTAAAAATGGAAAGCTTATATTATGTACAGCTATAAATCCAACACCTGCAGGAGAGGGAAAAACCACTACATCAATTGGAGTGGCAGATGCATTGGCAAGGCTTGATAAATCTGTGGTTGTTGCATTAAGGGAACCTTCTATGGGACCTGTATTTGGAATAAAGGGAGGAGCTGCTGGAGGGGGATATGCTCAAGTAGTACCTATGGAAGATATAAATTTACATTTTACAGGAGACATACATGCTATGACTGCTGCTAATAATTTACTGGCAGCCCTTATAGACAATCATATATATCAGGGAAATAAATTAAATATAGATTCTAGAAGGGTTGTTTGGAGAAGATGTGTAGACATGAATGACAGACAACTTAGATTTGTAGTTGACGGATTAGGGGGAAAGGTAAATGGAATACCAAGAGAAGATGGCTTTGATATAACTGTTGCTTCAGAAATAATGGCTATATTTTGTTTATCAACGAACATAAATGATTTAAAAGAAAGAATTTCAAAAATAGTTGTAGGATATACTACAGAGGGTAGTCCTGTAACCGCCCATGACCTAAAGGCTGAAGGAGCTATGGCGGCACTTCTTAAAGATGCTTTAAAACCTAATTTAGTTCAGACACTGGAAGGAACACCAGCCTTTGTACATGGTGGGCCTTTTGCTAATATAGCCCATGGATGTAATTCTATAATGGCAACTAGAATGGCAATGCATTTTGGAGATTATGTAGTTACAGAGGCAGGTTTTGGTGCAGATCTTGGGGCAGAGAAATTCCTAGATATTAAATGTAGAATGGCAGGGTTGAGACCAGATGCAGTAATAATAGTTGCTACGGTAAGGGCACTTAAATATAATGGAGGAACACCAAAGACAGAATTAAATAATGAAAATTTAGAAACTCTTGAAAAAGGTATTCCAAATCTGTTAAAGCATGTGGAAAATATAACTAAGGTATTTAAGTTGCCGGCAGTAGTAGCATTAAATGCATTTCCTACGGATACAGAAGCTGAACTTAAGTTGGTAGAGGAAAAGTGCAGAGAATTTGGAGTGAGTGTGAAGTTATCGGAAGTTTGGGCAAAGGGCGGAGAAGGCGGAATAGAGGTGGCAAAAGAAGTACTGAGGCTTATAAATGAGGGTAAAAATAATTTTCAGTTTGCATATGATGAAAAATTGCCAATCAGGGACAAAATAAGAGCTATTGCTGAAAGAATATATGGCGCAGATGGTGTTACTTTTACCAATCAGGCGGAAAAGGAAATAGATGAGCTTGAAAAGTTAGGTTTTGGAAAAACACCAGTTTGTATAGCTAAAACTCAATATTCCCTCACAGATGATCAAAGTAAGCTTGGAAGACCAAAAGGATTTAAGATTACAGTAAGACAGGTTAGCATTTCTGCAGGAGCAGGTTTCGTAGTGGCAATAACCGGTTCAATAATGAAAATGCCGGGACTTCCAAAAGTTCCTGCTGCAGAAAAAATAGATGTGGATGAAAATGGAGTAATAAGTGGATTATTTTAA
- a CDS encoding cyclodeaminase/cyclohydrolase family protein gives MKLRDKSCMDFVEVLGSKNAAPGGGSVSALVGALGAALCSMACNLTLGKKKYAEYEEKLEFILQKTYKLQRELLNMVDEDAKCFLPLSKAYGMPKDTKEEKMIKEKTLQRCLKDACEVPINIIKKAYDAIKLHEALVDNCSKLVISDVGVGVQCLRASIVGAQLNVIINIGSINDEEYVHKVKSEIESLVKEGIEIADRVYSKVVEILSM, from the coding sequence ATGAAATTAAGAGATAAAAGTTGTATGGATTTTGTAGAAGTACTGGGATCCAAGAATGCAGCGCCAGGAGGGGGCAGTGTCTCTGCCTTAGTGGGAGCTTTGGGAGCGGCACTTTGTAGTATGGCTTGTAATCTTACCCTAGGGAAAAAAAAATATGCAGAATATGAGGAAAAATTAGAATTTATATTACAAAAGACCTATAAGCTACAGAGAGAACTTTTAAATATGGTAGATGAAGATGCAAAATGTTTTCTCCCTCTTTCTAAGGCTTATGGCATGCCAAAAGATACCAAAGAAGAAAAAATGATAAAGGAGAAAACTTTGCAAAGATGTTTAAAGGACGCCTGTGAAGTACCTATAAATATTATTAAAAAGGCATATGATGCCATTAAACTTCATGAAGCTTTAGTGGACAATTGTTCAAAACTTGTAATAAGCGATGTAGGGGTAGGAGTTCAGTGTTTAAGAGCTTCAATAGTTGGAGCACAACTTAATGTAATAATCAATATAGGTTCCATAAATGATGAGGAGTATGTCCATAAGGTAAAATCAGAAATAGAATCTTTAGTTAAGGAAGGCATTGAAATTGCAGATAGGGTATATAGTAAGGTAGTTGAGATACTTTCTATGTAG
- a CDS encoding bifunctional 5,10-methylenetetrahydrofolate dehydrogenase/5,10-methenyltetrahydrofolate cyclohydrolase, producing the protein MGLIIKGNPVANAISETLIKEVDNFKIQGIIPKLVIIRVGAKASDLAYERGILKRCNGIGIETYVKEFPENISQREFIRELRRLNEDRNVDGIMVFRPLPKHLDENIIKYVITPEKDIDCFNPINLAKVMAGDSTGFAPCTPRAVMEILKYYNIDVEGKFSVVIGRSMIVGKPMSMLLLNENSTVTTCHSKTLHLDKICSQADILVVGIGKAEFIDSKYIKEGAVVIDVGINVDKYGRMCGDVDIKSCQWKNVIVTPVPGGVGTVTSSVLAQHVVEACKHKNKL; encoded by the coding sequence ATGGGTCTAATAATTAAAGGTAATCCCGTAGCAAATGCTATAAGTGAAACTTTGATTAAAGAAGTGGATAATTTTAAAATACAAGGTATTATTCCTAAACTGGTTATAATAAGAGTCGGAGCCAAGGCAAGTGACCTTGCTTATGAGAGGGGAATATTGAAAAGATGTAATGGAATTGGAATAGAAACATATGTGAAAGAATTTCCAGAGAATATATCACAAAGAGAATTTATAAGGGAATTAAGAAGGTTAAATGAAGATAGAAATGTAGATGGCATAATGGTATTTAGGCCCTTACCCAAACATTTAGATGAAAATATTATAAAATATGTAATTACACCTGAAAAGGATATAGATTGTTTTAATCCCATAAATTTAGCTAAAGTAATGGCAGGGGATAGTACTGGTTTTGCACCTTGTACACCACGTGCAGTTATGGAAATATTAAAGTACTATAATATTGACGTAGAGGGTAAGTTTTCGGTGGTAATTGGAAGAAGCATGATAGTCGGAAAGCCTATGTCAATGCTGCTTTTAAATGAAAATTCTACAGTTACAACATGTCATTCAAAAACTCTTCACCTGGATAAAATTTGTTCCCAGGCAGATATATTGGTGGTAGGTATTGGAAAGGCTGAATTTATAGATTCAAAGTATATTAAAGAAGGGGCTGTGGTTATAGATGTAGGAATAAATGTAGATAAATACGGGAGAATGTGTGGAGATGTAGATATAAAAAGCTGTCAGTGGAAAAATGTAATTGTGACGCCGGTTCCAGGAGGAGTGGGGACAGTTACTTCTTCTGTATTGGCACAACATGTTGTAGAAGCATGTAAACATAAAAACAAGCTGTAA
- a CDS encoding NAD(P)/FAD-dependent oxidoreductase: protein MEKYDLVIIGGGPAGLSAAVTAKEEGVDNILILERENQLGGTLNQCIHSGFGFSIFKKELTGPEYVEKFIEKIKSIKIPYKLNTTVFNLTRNKIITAVNEEEGIIEIKAKSIILSTGCRERPWGIMNISSSKCAGILTAGSAQRFINIEGYMPGKEVVILGSGNIALIVARRITLEGGKVKAVIEPLSYYSGLKKNIVQCLYDFKIPLKLNHTIVDIKGKGRVEGVTISKIDRNKKIIKDSEEHIPCDTVVLSVGLSPENELLRSAGIKISNVTGGSLVNESLATSIDGIFTCGNVLYVHDLVDNIILESINAGKNAAAYIQGKKFNGNKIKILALYGVKYTVPQYINIENVDKTINIVLRVTNVFRDKFISVYFDGVREMHIKKKMLTPSEVEEVKFTKELLEKYPRCRQITISVQKD from the coding sequence GTGGAAAAGTATGATCTTGTGATAATAGGAGGAGGACCAGCAGGGTTATCGGCAGCTGTAACTGCTAAAGAAGAAGGTGTAGATAATATATTGATACTTGAAAGGGAAAATCAACTTGGAGGAACATTAAATCAATGTATACACAGTGGCTTTGGATTTAGTATATTTAAGAAAGAACTGACAGGTCCAGAATATGTGGAGAAGTTTATAGAAAAGATAAAAAGTATAAAAATTCCGTATAAATTAAATACCACTGTATTTAATTTAACCAGAAATAAAATCATAACTGCAGTAAATGAAGAAGAAGGAATAATTGAGATAAAGGCCAAATCCATAATTTTATCAACCGGCTGTAGGGAAAGACCCTGGGGTATTATGAATATATCCAGTAGTAAATGTGCAGGTATACTTACAGCAGGTTCCGCTCAGAGATTTATAAATATAGAAGGCTATATGCCAGGGAAAGAAGTTGTAATATTAGGTTCTGGAAATATAGCTCTTATAGTTGCAAGGAGAATTACTTTAGAAGGTGGAAAGGTGAAGGCAGTTATAGAACCACTATCTTATTATAGTGGGCTTAAAAAAAATATAGTACAGTGTCTTTATGATTTTAAAATTCCTTTAAAACTAAATCATACAATAGTAGATATAAAAGGGAAGGGTAGGGTAGAAGGTGTAACTATTTCTAAAATAGATAGAAACAAAAAAATTATTAAAGATAGTGAGGAGCACATACCTTGTGATACGGTAGTTTTATCTGTAGGATTATCCCCGGAAAATGAACTTTTAAGAAGTGCAGGAATAAAAATATCAAATGTAACTGGAGGTTCCCTGGTGAATGAAAGTCTAGCTACAAGTATAGATGGGATATTTACCTGTGGAAATGTACTCTATGTTCATGATCTAGTTGACAATATTATTTTAGAAAGCATAAATGCAGGTAAAAATGCAGCAGCTTATATACAAGGTAAAAAATTTAATGGTAATAAAATAAAAATTTTGGCTCTTTATGGTGTTAAATATACAGTTCCCCAGTATATAAATATAGAAAACGTAGACAAAACCATAAATATTGTATTAAGGGTTACAAATGTATTCAGAGATAAATTTATATCTGTATATTTTGATGGTGTTAGGGAAATGCATATTAAAAAGAAAATGCTTACCCCATCAGAAGTAGAAGAAGTTAAATTTACTAAGGAATTGTTAGAAAAATATCCCAGATGCAGACAAATAACTATAAGTGTACAAAAAGATTGA
- a CDS encoding DUF1836 domain-containing protein, protein MYKDELEKLIQGFGNFTQLKLENIPDIDLYMDQVTTLIEEKLAHLKRTEGESTLTKTMINNYTKSGILMPPKKKKYSKQHIILIVLTYYLKQILSIGDIQKLFSPIVTSIINGEDCREELNSIYKSFLKIEKSEIESFIKNFEHKIKLEDILEIEGNDEKGAFENKFQLEGEKDIVDLILVVIMLIVKANMEKRMAEKIIDNFFTK, encoded by the coding sequence ATGTATAAAGATGAATTGGAAAAATTGATACAGGGGTTTGGCAATTTTACACAGTTAAAGCTTGAAAATATACCAGATATAGATTTATACATGGATCAAGTTACAACTCTTATTGAAGAAAAATTGGCACATTTAAAAAGAACAGAAGGAGAAAGTACTCTCACTAAGACTATGATAAATAATTATACTAAATCGGGAATACTTATGCCTCCTAAAAAGAAAAAATATTCTAAACAACACATTATATTGATAGTATTGACATACTACTTAAAACAAATCTTATCCATAGGAGATATACAAAAGCTATTTTCTCCCATAGTAACATCTATAATAAATGGAGAAGATTGTAGGGAAGAATTAAATAGTATCTATAAAAGTTTTCTGAAAATAGAGAAAAGTGAAATAGAAAGTTTCATAAAGAATTTTGAACATAAAATTAAATTAGAAGATATTCTTGAAATTGAAGGAAATGATGAAAAGGGAGCCTTTGAAAACAAATTCCAGTTAGAAGGAGAAAAGGATATAGTTGATCTTATACTAGTTGTAATTATGTTAATTGTAAAGGCCAATATGGAAAAGAGAATGGCTGAAAAGATAATTGATAATTTTTTTACAAAATAA
- a CDS encoding RusA family crossover junction endodeoxyribonuclease, with protein MNKPYAKIIINGSPISKSNFKLFNVQGRAILPYNSGKYHDRYALYEEQIAYECRNQNPGLVISESLIALLKVYYKSKKRHPDTNNITKSIFDGIEKSGLIVNDAQIRKIIIEEFYDKDNPRFELELFGESLYNIEYKISENPVIREPINYSPPPNRRNKLKKPEKILNYSSKYINCHCEICGKKVTKDDMISGNKGKTILCRKCFNKLFK; from the coding sequence ATGAATAAACCCTATGCAAAAATAATTATCAATGGTTCCCCTATATCAAAATCAAATTTTAAGTTATTCAATGTACAGGGAAGAGCCATATTACCTTATAACTCGGGTAAATATCACGACAGATATGCACTGTATGAAGAACAGATAGCTTATGAATGTAGAAATCAAAATCCCGGACTTGTTATATCTGAATCTTTAATAGCACTACTTAAAGTATACTATAAAAGTAAAAAAAGACATCCAGATACAAACAATATAACTAAAAGTATATTTGATGGAATTGAAAAAAGCGGATTAATAGTGAATGATGCCCAAATAAGAAAAATAATCATAGAAGAATTCTACGATAAGGACAATCCTCGCTTTGAATTAGAACTATTTGGAGAAAGTTTGTATAACATAGAATATAAAATTTCAGAAAATCCTGTAATAAGAGAACCTATAAATTATTCTCCTCCACCTAATAGAAGAAATAAACTTAAAAAACCAGAAAAAATATTAAACTACAGCAGTAAATATATAAATTGTCACTGTGAAATCTGTGGAAAAAAGGTAACCAAGGATGATATGATATCTGGAAATAAAGGGAAAACTATACTGTGCAGGAAATGCTTTAATAAACTATTTAAATAA
- the tsaD gene encoding tRNA (adenosine(37)-N6)-threonylcarbamoyltransferase complex transferase subunit TsaD → MDKDLKILAIESSCDETSAAVVVDGRIVLSNIISSQIDIHKKFGGVVPEVASRKHIEVISVVVEQALEEAQITLKDIDAIGVTYGPGLVGALLVGLQYAKALSYALNKPLIGVNHIEGHISANFIQYKDLKPPFVCLVVSGGHTYLVYMKDYGKFEVLGQTRDDAAGEAYDKIARAIGLGYPGGPKVDKIAREGNPDAIKFPRANFHDNKTLDFSFSGLKSSVLNYLNQKSMKEEDINKADVAASFQKAVVSFLVDNSLRACKLKNVNKIAVAGGVASNTCLRETFKSQGSKNKVDVLFPEPILCTDNAAMIGSAAYFEYMRGNTSSLNLNAIPNLKLGER, encoded by the coding sequence ATGGATAAAGATTTAAAAATACTTGCCATTGAAAGCAGCTGCGATGAAACTTCTGCAGCTGTAGTAGTTGATGGGAGAATTGTATTGTCTAATATAATATCTTCCCAGATAGATATTCATAAAAAATTTGGAGGAGTGGTGCCGGAGGTAGCATCCAGAAAACATATAGAAGTTATAAGTGTGGTAGTAGAGCAGGCTTTAGAAGAGGCCCAAATAACACTTAAAGATATAGATGCCATAGGAGTTACTTATGGTCCCGGTCTTGTGGGGGCACTTCTTGTAGGACTTCAATATGCAAAAGCATTATCCTATGCTTTAAACAAACCATTAATAGGGGTAAATCATATAGAAGGACATATAAGTGCTAATTTTATACAATATAAAGACTTAAAACCACCTTTTGTATGTCTGGTGGTATCTGGAGGCCATACCTATCTAGTGTATATGAAAGATTATGGAAAGTTCGAAGTATTGGGGCAGACCAGGGATGATGCTGCTGGAGAAGCATATGATAAAATAGCAAGAGCTATTGGCCTTGGATATCCAGGAGGACCTAAAGTTGATAAAATAGCAAGAGAAGGAAATCCAGATGCTATTAAATTTCCAAGGGCAAATTTTCATGATAATAAAACTCTGGATTTTTCTTTTAGTGGTTTAAAATCTTCAGTATTAAACTATTTAAATCAAAAAAGTATGAAAGAAGAAGATATAAACAAGGCGGATGTAGCGGCTTCTTTTCAAAAAGCTGTAGTCAGTTTTTTAGTAGATAATTCATTAAGGGCGTGTAAATTAAAAAATGTAAACAAAATAGCAGTAGCAGGAGGGGTAGCTTCCAATACTTGTCTTAGGGAAACATTTAAAAGTCAGGGAAGTAAAAATAAAGTAGATGTTTTATTCCCTGAACCTATACTTTGTACGGATAATGCAGCTATGATAGGCAGCGCTGCTTACTTTGAATACATGAGGGGAAATACAAGTTCTTTAAATTTAAATGCAATTCCAAATTTAAAGTTGGGGGAAAGATAA